From Leptolyngbya sp. KIOST-1, one genomic window encodes:
- a CDS encoding MBOAT family O-acyltransferase: protein MTLPSLVYALFLLSVVGVFWALESLQARLWLLVVASLIFYASLQVQYLLLMVVLLIVTFLIGSAIATPLDWRIPNPRWQLAERGWNQRRTRLLWLGIGLNVLLLVGFKYAEGLFRWLGLEVGTAPGDTLTRIIMPLGLSFFVFECIAYLVDVYRGSPAALNFSDFAAYKLYFPKLISGPITRFHPFIDQVEQQKPPALSTTVEGLWLIAYGAMKKLLIADHIAILVNLSFDNLERAGSVDIWLATFAYGLQLYLDFSAYVNIARGSALLMGITLPHNFDAPYFTTSLADFWRRWHMTLGDWLRNYLYFPLGGSRQGLARTCLNLMLVMVIAGIWHGNNWGFLIWGAIHGAGLVVHRLAQAWGKAVPVLKAFWATLPGTVLGWLLTQALVFASWLFFRLPEPDRYTLALQRAWGTPSDAQFSQLVYLESLGFTFSQLLLLLWGVVGLMGLSYLMRRGLKLELSWPVKLLLVPLLSLMAWLLAPAETLPYIYFDF from the coding sequence ATGACCCTGCCCTCCCTGGTCTACGCCCTCTTTTTGCTCAGCGTTGTCGGTGTCTTTTGGGCGCTGGAGTCCCTCCAGGCGCGGCTGTGGCTGCTGGTGGTGGCCAGCCTGATCTTCTACGCCTCGCTCCAGGTGCAGTACCTGCTGCTGATGGTGGTGCTGCTGATCGTGACATTTTTGATCGGCAGTGCGATCGCAACTCCCCTTGACTGGCGCATTCCCAACCCTCGCTGGCAGTTGGCCGAACGGGGCTGGAATCAGCGCCGCACCCGGCTGCTGTGGCTGGGCATTGGCCTCAATGTGCTGTTGCTGGTGGGCTTTAAGTACGCCGAGGGCCTGTTCCGCTGGCTGGGCCTGGAGGTGGGCACCGCCCCCGGCGACACTCTGACCCGCATCATCATGCCCCTGGGGCTGAGCTTTTTTGTCTTTGAGTGCATTGCTTACCTGGTGGATGTCTATCGAGGGTCACCAGCGGCGCTCAACTTTTCTGACTTTGCCGCCTACAAGCTCTACTTCCCCAAGCTGATCTCTGGCCCCATCACCCGCTTTCACCCCTTTATCGACCAGGTGGAGCAGCAAAAGCCCCCTGCCCTCAGCACCACCGTCGAAGGGCTGTGGCTGATTGCCTACGGGGCGATGAAAAAGCTGCTGATCGCCGACCACATCGCCATTCTGGTCAACCTCAGCTTTGACAACCTGGAGCGGGCGGGCAGCGTCGACATCTGGCTGGCCACCTTTGCCTACGGGCTACAGCTCTACCTCGACTTCAGCGCCTACGTCAACATTGCCCGCGGTAGTGCCCTGCTGATGGGCATCACCCTGCCCCACAACTTTGACGCCCCCTACTTCACCACCAGCCTGGCCGACTTCTGGCGACGCTGGCACATGACCCTGGGCGACTGGCTCCGCAACTACCTCTACTTCCCCCTGGGGGGGTCGCGCCAGGGGCTGGCCCGTACCTGCCTCAACCTGATGCTGGTGATGGTGATTGCGGGTATCTGGCACGGCAACAACTGGGGCTTTTTGATCTGGGGTGCCATTCACGGGGCGGGGCTGGTGGTGCACCGGCTTGCCCAGGCCTGGGGCAAAGCGGTGCCCGTGCTCAAGGCCTTTTGGGCCACGCTGCCGGGTACGGTGCTGGGCTGGCTGCTTACCCAGGCGCTGGTGTTTGCCAGCTGGCTGTTCTTTCGGCTGCCCGAGCCCGATCGCTACACCCTAGCCCTACAGCGGGCCTGGGGTACCCCATCGGATGCCCAGTTTAGCCAGCTAGTCTACTTAGAATCCCTGGGCTTTACCTTTAGCCAGCTGCTGTTGCTGCTGTGGGGCGTGGTGGGGCTGATGGGCCTGTCGTACTTGATGCGGCGAGGGCTGAAGCTAGAGCTGAGTTGGCCGGTGAAGCTGCTGCTGGTGCCCCTGTTGAGCCTGATGGCCTGGCTGCTGGCCCCGGCGGAGACGCTGCCGTATATTTATTTCGACTTCTAA
- a CDS encoding GNAT family N-acetyltransferase: protein MVEFLLPKQQPTLRTERLVLRPFTLTDVADVVALAGDRAVAENTLSLPHPYTTADAEAWVQQQQADWAANQALNFTIAQADGTLCGSVGLRLYPAYNMAELGYWVGRPFWGRGYATEAAAVVVDFGFETLGLNRVNATHFGDNPASGRVMEKLGLVKEGYRRRQTLKWGVYRDVALYGLLREDWRRGKGT from the coding sequence ATGGTGGAATTTCTGCTGCCGAAGCAGCAGCCGACGCTGAGGACTGAGCGACTGGTACTGCGGCCGTTTACGCTGACGGATGTTGCAGATGTGGTGGCGCTGGCGGGCGATCGCGCCGTGGCCGAAAATACCCTCTCCCTTCCCCACCCCTACACCACAGCCGATGCCGAGGCCTGGGTTCAGCAGCAGCAGGCTGACTGGGCCGCCAACCAAGCCTTGAACTTCACCATTGCCCAGGCCGATGGTACCCTCTGCGGCTCCGTAGGGCTGAGACTGTACCCCGCCTACAACATGGCAGAACTGGGCTACTGGGTGGGGCGACCCTTCTGGGGTCGGGGCTATGCCACCGAGGCGGCCGCTGTCGTGGTCGATTTTGGCTTTGAAACCCTGGGACTGAACCGCGTTAACGCCACCCACTTTGGCGACAATCCAGCCTCGGGACGGGTGATGGAAAAGCTGGGCCTGGTCAAGGAAGGCTATCGGCGGCGGCAAACGCTCAAGTGGGGGGTGTATCGCGATGTGGCCCTCTACGGTCTGCTGCGCGAGGACTGGCGGCGGGGCAAAGGGACCTGA
- a CDS encoding ammonium transporter has product MVVMSQQPLSAFSQPLPSWPKPGGRWRYVLWGALGSLIIACPAAFAQGTGVADLQVALDTLWVLVAGFLVFFMNAGFCMLETGFCRSKNAVNLLAKNLIVFGLSTLAFWVVGFGLMFGDGNPLFGFSGFLLQGADNSPAIGADYRGTFSALSWAGVPLSAKFFFQLAFAGTAATIVSGAVAERIKFLAFFIFSLLLVGLSYPITGHWVWGDGMLANLGFYDFAGSTVVHSVGGWAALIGAMLLGPRRGRFQARPVAMPGHNLSISALGCLILWLGWFGFNPGSTMAADPFAISHIVVTTNIAAALGGLAATVTSWIYLSKPDLSMIINGVLAGLVAITASCAYVTLGSAAIIGLVAGVVVVFSVTLLDGFKVDDPVGAVSVHLVCGVWGTLALGLFSVSPGLYPWYDSASGPLAGLLMGGGIQQLLVQLVGIVAVGAFTVTFSLVCWLVLRATVGIRVSEAEEVQGLDLGEHAMEAYPEFQVGP; this is encoded by the coding sequence ATGGTCGTTATGTCGCAGCAACCGTTGAGTGCTTTCAGCCAGCCCCTGCCGTCTTGGCCCAAACCGGGTGGCCGCTGGCGATACGTATTGTGGGGTGCCCTGGGCAGCCTGATCATTGCCTGTCCCGCCGCCTTTGCCCAGGGGACCGGCGTGGCCGACCTGCAGGTGGCGCTAGACACCCTGTGGGTACTGGTGGCTGGTTTCTTAGTGTTCTTTATGAACGCGGGCTTCTGCATGCTCGAAACCGGGTTCTGCCGCAGCAAAAATGCTGTCAACCTGCTGGCCAAGAACTTGATCGTGTTTGGCCTTTCGACCCTGGCCTTTTGGGTGGTGGGCTTCGGTCTCATGTTTGGCGATGGCAACCCCCTCTTCGGGTTCTCGGGGTTTTTGCTCCAGGGGGCCGACAACAGCCCGGCGATCGGAGCAGATTACCGGGGCACCTTCAGCGCCCTGAGCTGGGCTGGGGTACCGCTATCCGCTAAGTTCTTCTTTCAGCTGGCCTTTGCGGGCACGGCGGCCACTATTGTGTCGGGGGCAGTGGCCGAGCGAATTAAGTTCCTGGCCTTCTTTATCTTTAGCCTGCTGCTGGTGGGGCTGTCGTACCCGATTACGGGCCACTGGGTGTGGGGCGACGGCATGTTGGCCAATCTGGGGTTCTACGACTTTGCCGGTTCGACGGTGGTGCACTCTGTCGGCGGTTGGGCAGCGCTGATTGGGGCTATGCTGCTGGGGCCAAGGCGGGGGCGCTTTCAAGCCCGTCCGGTGGCCATGCCGGGGCACAACCTGAGTATTTCGGCCCTGGGCTGCCTGATTCTATGGCTGGGCTGGTTTGGCTTCAACCCTGGTTCTACGATGGCGGCCGATCCCTTTGCCATCAGTCACATCGTGGTCACAACCAATATTGCGGCTGCCCTGGGGGGTCTGGCCGCCACGGTCACCTCCTGGATCTATCTCAGCAAGCCCGACCTGTCGATGATTATCAACGGGGTGCTGGCGGGGCTGGTGGCCATTACCGCCTCCTGTGCCTACGTCACCCTGGGAAGTGCCGCCATCATCGGCCTGGTGGCCGGGGTGGTGGTCGTTTTCTCGGTCACGCTGTTGGATGGGTTCAAAGTTGACGACCCCGTGGGGGCTGTTTCGGTTCACCTGGTGTGTGGCGTGTGGGGGACCCTGGCCCTGGGTTTGTTTAGCGTCAGCCCTGGGCTGTACCCCTGGTACGACAGCGCCTCTGGTCCCCTGGCCGGGCTGCTGATGGGGGGCGGTATTCAGCAGCTGCTGGTGCAGCTGGTGGGAATTGTGGCGGTGGGTGCCTTTACGGTGACCTTTAGCCTGGTGTGCTGGCTGGTGCTGCGCGCCACCGTCGGGATTCGAGTCTCCGAAGCCGAAGAGGTTCAGGGTTTAGATCTGGGGGAACACGCCATGGAGGCCTACCCCGAGTTTCAGGTCGGGCCGTGA
- a CDS encoding GvpL/GvpF family gas vesicle protein: protein MSPELTSGPIYLYSICPRPQQPLTLPLGLAEPTQLIAVDNIAAVVEAGVDLETLQTDEPRLLNAVLSHDRVICELFQTTPVLPLRFGTLVASLDHLKAHLASQGADYATKLAALAAKAEYQLKLTAQAIELPPVSTDLTGRDYFLAKKQRLQDQTTAQEQQQAELAQVLDHIYSTYSDCLEADSPAGEARVYILVDRGDETLGQRVEEWRSQAPHWTLSLSEALPPYHFV, encoded by the coding sequence GTGTCTCCAGAGCTAACTTCAGGGCCTATCTACCTCTACAGCATTTGCCCCCGTCCCCAGCAGCCCCTGACATTACCCCTGGGGCTGGCCGAACCAACTCAGCTGATTGCCGTCGACAATATTGCCGCGGTAGTCGAAGCCGGTGTGGACCTGGAAACCCTGCAAACCGACGAACCGCGCCTGCTGAATGCGGTGCTCAGCCACGATCGCGTCATCTGCGAGCTGTTTCAAACCACGCCGGTGCTGCCTCTGCGGTTTGGTACCCTGGTAGCCTCCCTTGACCACCTCAAGGCCCACCTGGCGAGTCAGGGGGCCGACTACGCCACCAAACTGGCGGCGCTGGCGGCCAAAGCTGAGTACCAGCTCAAGCTGACGGCCCAAGCCATTGAGCTGCCCCCGGTGTCCACCGATCTGACCGGGCGCGACTACTTTTTGGCCAAAAAGCAGCGCCTCCAGGACCAGACCACCGCCCAGGAGCAGCAGCAGGCCGAACTGGCCCAGGTACTCGACCACATCTACAGCACCTACAGCGACTGCCTTGAGGCCGACAGCCCCGCTGGAGAAGCCCGCGTCTACATCCTGGTGGACCGGGGAGACGAAACCCTGGGACAGCGGGTAGAGGAGTGGCGATCGCAGGCTCCCCACTGGACCCTGAGCCTGAGCGAAGCGCTACCCCCCTACCACTTTGTCTAG
- the leuD gene encoding 3-isopropylmalate dehydratase small subunit: MAQIEQITGTGIPLRGNDIDTDRIIPARFLKCVTFDGLGEQVFADDRAALEGRHPFDQPQYQGATILVVNRNFGCGSSREHAPQAIARWGITAVLGESFAEIFFGNCVAIGIPCLTGTAEVVERVQAALETNPTAPIRLDLGSQTVQFGAETGAITMPEGVRQAFLAGTWDACGQLVANAEAIRATAAQLPYVAW, encoded by the coding sequence GTGGCACAGATAGAGCAGATCACAGGCACCGGCATTCCGCTACGGGGCAACGACATCGACACCGATCGCATCATTCCAGCCCGGTTTCTGAAGTGTGTCACCTTTGATGGGCTGGGCGAGCAGGTGTTCGCCGACGACCGGGCCGCCCTGGAGGGCCGCCACCCCTTTGACCAGCCCCAGTACCAGGGCGCAACAATTTTGGTGGTCAACCGCAACTTTGGCTGCGGTTCCTCGCGGGAGCATGCCCCCCAGGCGATCGCCCGCTGGGGAATCACGGCGGTGCTGGGGGAAAGCTTTGCCGAAATTTTCTTTGGCAACTGTGTCGCGATCGGTATTCCCTGTTTGACCGGCACCGCTGAGGTGGTCGAGCGGGTGCAGGCCGCCCTGGAGACCAACCCCACCGCCCCCATCCGCCTTGACCTGGGCTCCCAAACCGTGCAGTTTGGCGCTGAGACCGGGGCCATTACCATGCCCGAGGGGGTGCGCCAGGCCTTTTTGGCGGGCACCTGGGATGCCTGTGGTCAGCTGGTGGCCAACGCCGAGGCGATTCGCGCCACAGCGGCCCAACTGCCCTACGTGGCCTGGTAG
- a CDS encoding sodium:solute symporter family protein, translating into MIWIDWVIVAAYLAFSLALGLYLSRRAAGGLVDFFVSGRSLPWWLAGTSMAATTFSIDTPLYIAGVVGTRGIAGNWEWWSFGIAHVVMIYVFARLWRRSEIITDAELTELRYGGATAAWLRGIKAFLFAVPINCIGIGYAMLAMVKVIDALQIWQAFGVEPGESLKLLSVVGVSVLVLIYAGFSGLWGVVATDFFQFFLALLGAVIVAAAAVINLGGMGNLIDQVRATGGTDLLAFVPLERGAGGWYQWSETAGISISTFLAYVTLQWWAFRRSDGGGEFIQRLAASKDEAEAEKAAWFFNILHYVVRTWPWVVVALAAVVIYPNLEDRELGYPMLMLDFLPPVLLGLVVASLIAAFMSTVSTLINWGASYLTNDLYGRFVRPTATETELVLAGRIASVVVTGLGAIAAFYSQDVATVFRLVIAIGTGPGLVLILRWFWWRINAAAELASMLAGFLVGLVTSVVPLLTIPDFGLRLLVTTAITTVIWVLTMLLTAPESDATLDTFYSKVRPGGPGWQRQRQRTGLWPAQALGLDLLRAGAALLLLLGAMLGVGGFLLYQPLTGWFWLLVAVAGWVGLRRLGKTAMPVPRAGVDE; encoded by the coding sequence GTGATTTGGATTGACTGGGTGATTGTGGCGGCCTATCTGGCCTTCAGTCTGGCTCTGGGCCTGTACCTCTCCCGCCGGGCAGCGGGCGGGCTGGTGGATTTTTTTGTGTCGGGGCGATCGCTGCCTTGGTGGCTGGCGGGCACCAGCATGGCGGCTACCACCTTCTCCATCGACACGCCCCTGTACATTGCTGGGGTGGTGGGCACCCGGGGCATTGCCGGTAACTGGGAGTGGTGGAGCTTTGGCATTGCCCACGTGGTGATGATCTACGTCTTTGCTCGCCTGTGGCGACGGTCGGAAATCATTACCGATGCCGAGCTGACGGAGCTGCGCTACGGCGGGGCCACCGCCGCCTGGCTGCGGGGCATCAAGGCGTTTTTGTTTGCGGTGCCGATCAACTGCATCGGCATTGGCTATGCCATGCTGGCCATGGTCAAGGTGATCGACGCCCTGCAGATCTGGCAGGCGTTTGGGGTGGAACCCGGCGAGAGCCTGAAGCTCTTGAGCGTGGTTGGGGTCAGCGTGCTGGTGCTGATCTACGCCGGGTTTTCTGGGCTTTGGGGGGTAGTGGCGACCGACTTTTTCCAGTTTTTTCTGGCGCTGCTGGGCGCTGTAATTGTGGCGGCGGCGGCAGTAATCAACCTGGGCGGCATGGGCAACCTGATCGACCAGGTGAGGGCCACCGGCGGCACCGACCTGCTGGCCTTTGTGCCCCTGGAGCGGGGGGCGGGCGGCTGGTACCAGTGGAGCGAGACCGCCGGTATTTCTATCAGCACCTTTTTGGCCTATGTCACCTTGCAGTGGTGGGCCTTTCGCCGCAGTGACGGGGGCGGCGAGTTTATTCAGCGCCTGGCCGCCTCGAAGGATGAGGCCGAGGCCGAAAAAGCGGCCTGGTTTTTCAACATTCTGCACTACGTCGTTCGCACCTGGCCCTGGGTGGTAGTGGCCCTGGCGGCGGTGGTGATCTACCCCAATTTGGAGGACCGGGAGCTAGGCTACCCGATGCTGATGCTGGACTTCTTACCACCGGTACTGCTGGGGCTGGTGGTGGCCTCGCTGATTGCCGCCTTTATGAGCACGGTGTCTACTCTGATCAACTGGGGTGCCTCGTACCTGACCAACGACCTGTACGGGCGGTTTGTGCGCCCCACGGCCACCGAGACTGAGTTGGTGCTGGCTGGGCGGATTGCCTCGGTGGTGGTGACAGGGCTGGGGGCGATCGCCGCCTTTTATTCCCAGGATGTGGCCACGGTGTTTCGTCTGGTGATTGCGATCGGCACTGGGCCGGGGCTGGTGCTGATCTTGCGCTGGTTCTGGTGGCGCATTAACGCCGCCGCCGAACTGGCCTCCATGCTGGCTGGTTTTCTGGTGGGCCTGGTTACCAGCGTCGTGCCCCTTCTGACGATTCCCGACTTTGGCCTGCGGCTGCTGGTCACCACCGCCATCACCACGGTGATTTGGGTGCTCACCATGCTGCTCACCGCCCCGGAGAGCGATGCCACCCTGGACACCTTCTACAGCAAAGTCCGCCCCGGCGGCCCGGGCTGGCAGCGCCAGCGCCAGCGCACGGGGCTCTGGCCGGCCCAGGCCCTGGGGCTCGATTTGCTCAGGGCTGGTGCCGCCCTGCTGCTGCTGCTGGGGGCCATGCTGGGGGTGGGCGGTTTTTTGCTCTACCAACCCCTCACCGGCTGGTTTTGGCTGCTGGTGGCGGTCGCGGGCTGGGTTGGTCTGCGACGCCTGGGTAAGACCGCGATGCCTGTGCCTAGGGCGGGGGTGGATGAGTAA
- a CDS encoding redoxin domain-containing protein — MPVPPRLALPLGQIPPDFALWDVTFQRTVRLANWRGKQPVVLLFCRIPAAIAYSADSQSHLVAINSAYTRFRDIGAEVLAISPQPQRQTQAVIDDLDLGLPLLSDPDGAVFRAYHTGQGLGGPLPAQFLLDAQGRLRYCHLFSLLHPVAWPDALLGALERL; from the coding sequence GTGCCTGTACCGCCGCGATTGGCCTTGCCCCTGGGCCAGATTCCTCCCGACTTTGCCCTCTGGGATGTGACCTTTCAGCGAACGGTGCGGCTGGCTAACTGGCGGGGTAAACAGCCCGTGGTGCTGCTGTTCTGCCGAATTCCAGCGGCGATCGCCTACAGCGCCGACAGCCAGTCCCATCTAGTCGCCATCAACAGCGCCTATACCCGGTTCCGCGACATCGGTGCAGAGGTATTGGCAATCAGTCCCCAGCCCCAGCGCCAGACCCAGGCGGTGATCGACGATCTGGATCTGGGTCTGCCACTGCTCAGCGACCCGGACGGCGCGGTTTTTCGGGCTTACCACACCGGCCAGGGGTTGGGCGGGCCGCTGCCGGCCCAGTTCCTGCTCGATGCCCAGGGGCGACTGCGCTACTGCCACCTGTTCTCGTTGCTGCACCCAGTGGCCTGGCCCGACGCCCTGCTGGGGGCGCTGGAGCGGCTGTAG
- a CDS encoding peroxiredoxin, with translation MTDSRDGCLRVGQMAPDFSATAVVDQNFKTVKLSDYRGRYVVLFFYPLDFTFVCPTEIAAFSDRYSEFEALNAEILGISVDSEFAHLAWIQTERKLGGVGDLNYPLVSDIKKDISAAYNVLDSDSGVALRGLFIVDRDGVLQHATINNLAFGRKVDETLRVLQAIQHVQTNPDEVCPVDWQPGAKTMTPDPVKAREFFAEV, from the coding sequence ATGACTGATTCGAGAGACGGCTGCTTGCGGGTTGGCCAGATGGCCCCCGACTTTAGCGCTACGGCCGTAGTCGATCAGAACTTCAAAACGGTCAAGCTGTCCGACTACCGGGGTAGGTATGTCGTGCTGTTTTTCTACCCCCTCGACTTTACCTTTGTCTGTCCTACCGAAATTGCTGCGTTCAGCGATCGCTACAGCGAGTTTGAGGCTCTCAATGCTGAAATTTTGGGGATTTCCGTAGACAGCGAGTTTGCTCATCTGGCCTGGATTCAAACCGAGCGCAAGCTTGGCGGTGTTGGCGACCTCAACTACCCCCTGGTATCTGACATCAAAAAGGATATTAGCGCGGCCTACAACGTGCTGGACTCCGACAGCGGGGTGGCCCTGCGGGGGCTGTTCATCGTTGACCGCGACGGAGTGTTGCAGCACGCCACCATCAACAACCTGGCCTTTGGCCGCAAGGTTGACGAAACCCTGCGGGTGCTCCAGGCCATTCAGCACGTACAGACCAATCCCGATGAGGTTTGCCCGGTGGATTGGCAGCCGGGGGCTAAAACCATGACCCCCGATCCCGTGAAGGCGCGGGAATTTTTCGCTGAGGTTTAG
- a CDS encoding peptidoglycan DD-metalloendopeptidase family protein, producing MQTSAAMLGLALSFGATAPFLTEPELALAADGSHLTVLPAAKREQGPTPKLVPASAITPSAYHTVEPGESLWKIAAKHEADVQSIKVANGIVADDMIRVGQVIRVPAVGMDNLSVAADTSRLTLKTPAVGGVGGDLLAANGLLTTGDIPSVDELEQAWSIDESLSLEEGEALSADLLALESNYETAEHPSAEEDVTALAPKADEAVAERPETASDAAKPVSADADQTWLVAEAQAVQASSQPQAQVPVAEANATASVAADSLGASLPLAAEDVPVATRETVAIAPVTAQTADSKKDLALAALPLRATGAETAADLGTLRSYQVKPGDTLWSIASRNGVTLDELLSHNRSVERPESLVVGDSLSIPVASATTAEVLEAEVLEVETAVQVATSNLAAAPRSRDQVIRDHLARIRESNSALIDRNELNARIREARAELERSRTDAASSTANLEYHTSQPVALAASGLGGPDASQTSAATALSARESAQTSETQWSVTDVAADVAKDEPQAVAVLRPSIEPAADLSTQPTEVDAVQAERGSIPSQLLAAAPLGADAYRVAPTLPVGQTVSPSMPMMPGADEFLPEAPQLSAGFIWPTQGVFTSGYGWRWGRMHRGIDIAGPVGTPIVAAASGVVVRSGWNSGGYGNLVDIRHPDGSMTRYAHNSRLMVREGEQVRQGQQIAAMGSTGFSTGPHLHFEVHLPNTGTVNPMALLPSR from the coding sequence GTGCAAACCTCAGCAGCCATGCTGGGCCTGGCCCTGTCCTTTGGAGCCACTGCTCCATTTCTCACAGAACCCGAGCTTGCCCTAGCTGCCGACGGCTCTCACTTGACCGTATTGCCCGCTGCCAAGCGCGAGCAAGGCCCAACGCCCAAGCTGGTGCCAGCCTCAGCCATTACCCCATCGGCCTATCACACGGTTGAACCCGGTGAGAGTCTCTGGAAAATTGCGGCTAAGCACGAAGCCGACGTCCAGTCCATCAAAGTAGCCAACGGCATTGTTGCCGATGACATGATACGGGTTGGTCAGGTTATCCGGGTACCTGCCGTAGGTATGGATAATCTGTCCGTCGCCGCCGACACCTCTCGCCTGACCCTCAAAACTCCCGCTGTGGGAGGAGTCGGTGGAGATTTACTCGCGGCCAACGGATTGTTGACCACAGGCGATATTCCCTCCGTCGACGAATTAGAGCAGGCCTGGTCCATTGATGAGAGCCTGTCCCTGGAAGAAGGTGAGGCTCTCTCAGCAGACCTCCTGGCGCTGGAGAGTAATTACGAAACCGCTGAGCATCCGTCAGCTGAAGAGGATGTAACTGCCTTAGCCCCCAAGGCTGACGAAGCTGTTGCTGAGCGGCCCGAGACCGCAAGCGATGCCGCCAAACCAGTTTCGGCTGACGCTGACCAGACTTGGCTGGTGGCCGAGGCCCAGGCTGTACAGGCCAGCAGTCAGCCGCAGGCCCAGGTGCCCGTGGCTGAGGCAAACGCGACTGCATCGGTAGCAGCCGATTCGCTGGGAGCCAGTCTCCCCCTCGCTGCCGAGGACGTGCCTGTTGCCACCCGTGAAACGGTTGCGATCGCCCCAGTAACGGCGCAGACTGCCGACAGCAAAAAAGATCTAGCGCTCGCCGCCCTGCCCCTTCGAGCCACTGGTGCAGAAACAGCCGCCGATCTTGGCACTCTGCGCTCCTACCAGGTCAAGCCAGGCGACACCCTCTGGTCCATTGCCTCGCGCAACGGGGTCACCCTAGACGAGTTGCTCAGCCACAACCGTTCGGTCGAGCGGCCTGAGTCTTTAGTCGTTGGTGACAGCCTTAGCATTCCAGTCGCATCGGCCACTACCGCTGAAGTGTTAGAGGCGGAAGTATTAGAGGTTGAGACCGCTGTCCAGGTGGCGACCAGCAATTTGGCCGCAGCTCCCCGCAGCCGTGACCAGGTCATTCGCGACCACCTGGCCCGCATTCGTGAGTCCAACAGTGCTCTGATCGATCGCAACGAGCTAAACGCTCGCATTCGTGAAGCGAGGGCGGAACTGGAGCGGAGCCGCACGGATGCTGCTAGCTCAACGGCCAACCTGGAGTACCATACCTCTCAGCCCGTGGCTTTGGCGGCTTCAGGGCTAGGCGGGCCGGATGCATCGCAGACCTCCGCTGCTACGGCTCTGTCGGCCAGGGAGAGTGCCCAAACCTCCGAAACTCAATGGTCCGTCACCGACGTGGCAGCAGATGTTGCCAAGGACGAACCCCAGGCTGTAGCGGTCCTCAGACCTTCGATTGAGCCTGCCGCAGATCTGTCTACTCAGCCGACTGAGGTTGACGCTGTTCAGGCGGAGCGGGGCAGTATCCCGAGCCAGCTGCTGGCGGCCGCCCCGCTGGGTGCCGATGCCTATCGGGTAGCGCCGACCCTGCCGGTAGGGCAGACGGTGTCACCCTCAATGCCGATGATGCCAGGGGCTGACGAGTTTTTGCCTGAGGCTCCCCAGCTATCCGCTGGCTTTATTTGGCCCACCCAGGGCGTGTTTACCTCAGGCTACGGCTGGCGCTGGGGCCGGATGCACCGGGGTATTGATATCGCTGGTCCAGTGGGTACCCCGATCGTGGCAGCGGCTTCGGGAGTGGTTGTGCGCTCTGGCTGGAACTCCGGTGGCTACGGCAACCTGGTGGATATTCGCCACCCTGACGGCAGCATGACCCGCTATGCCCACAATAGTCGCCTGATGGTGCGGGAAGGGGAGCAGGTGCGCCAGGGACAGCAGATTGCTGCGATGGGAAGCACAGGTTTTAGTACTGGCCCTCACCTCCACTTTGAGGTTCACCTGCCCAACACCGGAACGGTCAACCCAATGGCCCTTTTGCCAAGTCGCTAA
- a CDS encoding tRNA (cytidine(34)-2'-O)-methyltransferase: MPFIVLVNPQIPPNTGNIARTCAATATPLHLVGPIAFDLSDRALKRAGLDYWPQVDLTLHTDWDAFQAQKQQRPGRTIGFSTSGRCSYTDLVYRPDDWLLFGSETEGLPQSVLTSCDQTAFIPMDRSVVRSLNLSVSAAVGLFEALRQLQWSPSTPGTVQG; the protein is encoded by the coding sequence ATGCCGTTTATCGTTCTGGTCAATCCCCAAATCCCACCCAATACGGGCAATATCGCCCGTACCTGCGCCGCTACGGCCACGCCGTTGCACCTAGTTGGGCCTATTGCCTTTGATTTGAGCGATCGCGCCCTCAAGCGAGCTGGCCTGGATTACTGGCCCCAGGTTGACCTAACGCTGCACACCGACTGGGACGCTTTTCAGGCCCAAAAGCAGCAGCGGCCCGGCCGAACCATTGGCTTTAGTACCTCTGGGCGATGTAGCTATACAGATTTGGTCTATCGGCCCGACGACTGGCTGTTGTTCGGCAGCGAGACCGAGGGTCTGCCCCAATCGGTACTGACCAGCTGCGATCAGACTGCCTTTATCCCCATGGATCGCAGCGTTGTCCGCAGCCTAAACCTCTCGGTAAGTGCGGCCGTGGGTCTGTTTGAGGCTCTGCGGCAGCTCCAGTGGTCCCCTTCTACACCCGGAACAGTCCAGGGGTAA